A genomic region of Caulobacter sp. NIBR2454 contains the following coding sequences:
- a CDS encoding cellulose synthase subunit BcsC-related outer membrane protein, translating into MKRRSAPLGPAGALTAGVVAAATAAALIMPSAVEAQSTGQAVSALLKQATFWRERGRKDLAEQALQRALAADPRNADTLAALARYAAEDGNQDAAKRWTDRLRGVAPNDSRLASLAQVRAGSGTVAAAAAARGGASPEVADARRLARAGDTTGAVRAYRKAFPNGNPPAAYRLEYYQTLSGVSESAAEGRRGLEALLKERPNDKAVALALGQALTYQESTRREGIAQLARLSRDGGAVAGQARTSWRQALLWLGARPSDEGLYEDYLRTGADAQISAKIAEAKETAAKAQVQRAAAPVDRGAPYRTQGFAALERGDLATAEQNFQAALRVRSNDGDALGGVGLVRLRRENFVDAKTYLQRAIRAAPASRGRWSEALGTATFFADLRAAQAAAARGDVAQAERLARPLASGSSKDRALAQQLLADIFLRSGRNAEAEQLYRQVLAANRTNTDAQAGLIETLLRLNRFAEAEQLARQTVDRTAGPINDTRGRIEHAKAQQYLAAGDYSSAYASFEAALAADPIDPWIRYDFARFLVSQGQAPAADGLMAMLAQSTTVEGLNAAALYAQQQGRSSEAYALLSRIHPQARTPALNSLAEQLYLDTAIQQAKDLRTSGRNGEALTLLRELLARPNMTVGVQGSIADALFDLGDKAQAQALAQRILTSGAVGADPASYGGFVSVLARSGRDAEAAALIRQIGATPAANTPSGRQGMAGLVATLGSERADRLRLAGDYAQAFDVLSNAFATAPNDTRLLSTLARVYQTGGLSAQAGQVYDVLLRQNPNDPEALNGVLEAAVARGDVPRAKELLRAAMQRTPGDPNLYLIAARIEQSTGDKSAAIKALETARVLRERQGVPIGPSLYTGVQPVPVSPYQTPSGALGVNPFRSQSSGPAVFTPYQPVPSSPTTALQPPIPGYMLPASFDQPLAQTAWNEAPVATQVAWSPAPSAPEPQFAVNAGFVDMPPAQDAFMLAQAQTPAALNPYGQSPVYPPSQAYPTQATPAYQTAPTYADPNYPSPAPQPGYQAQTYLPPLQQPAQQTRPAPLYPTQTYQAPQAAAPMATAPSYYAPQQQQTYQAPVYQAPTYAPQAAAPVYAPSYPAQTYAAPTYPAPVYPTQTYAAPVTPPTVYAPPAYPTYQAPQYQAPRYQAPAQPAPTYRAPTQPQTRAATPAKPKAKAKAPVRRAAPTYPAPVPPQPTYAAPAYQAPVYQAPALSAPFYPTTPSLLAPAPAAPNYAPPVYTSPYVYPSQSQPTYPVQPQTYQNTPPVGGYGALPTPVNPLLPRTPARDGVLQSIDRQIADLSETIAPRVDSNVDFRARSGEAGLSQLHELSAKVTGSISPFGRGRLSATLNPVSLDAGTPTDDSLQRFGTNPLSVARDTISDVTPPVLRRPNPHTAAGVAAQVAYEVDGLKVDMGVTPIGFAKPPEMTGGLSVEPNIGGLRPRVWIERRAVTDSVTSYASSRDPLTGRRWGQVMRNTAGIGVAYERGKLGFYADASASKYDGRLVEENESLQFNVGGYIRPYVSTRQVVQLGANLNLQAYDNNQNVFSYGNGGYFSPQQFTAVAFPMSWKVQGERWGGELRATPGYQTYSQSARDYFPTDPTLQGAQNAISAQDPDVKRGFSGSSRSGFGVNGRAAIDYKFTPTTTFGGALSFDNFGEYSETTVGLYIRQAIGGPR; encoded by the coding sequence ATGAAGCGTCGCTCCGCTCCCTTAGGTCCCGCAGGGGCATTGACCGCCGGCGTCGTGGCGGCCGCGACCGCGGCCGCCTTGATCATGCCGAGCGCCGTCGAGGCCCAGAGTACGGGCCAGGCGGTGAGCGCCCTGCTGAAGCAGGCGACCTTCTGGCGTGAACGGGGACGCAAGGACCTGGCGGAGCAGGCGCTGCAACGCGCGCTCGCGGCTGATCCCCGGAACGCCGACACCCTGGCGGCCCTGGCTCGATACGCCGCCGAGGACGGCAACCAGGACGCCGCCAAGCGCTGGACCGACCGTCTTCGCGGCGTCGCGCCCAATGACTCCCGACTGGCGTCCCTGGCCCAGGTGCGCGCCGGCAGCGGCACGGTCGCCGCCGCGGCGGCGGCCAGAGGCGGCGCCTCCCCGGAAGTGGCCGACGCTCGCCGCCTGGCCCGCGCTGGCGACACCACGGGCGCCGTTCGCGCCTATCGCAAGGCATTCCCGAACGGCAATCCGCCCGCCGCCTATCGGCTCGAATACTACCAGACCCTGTCGGGCGTCTCCGAAAGCGCGGCGGAGGGCCGTCGCGGCCTGGAGGCGCTGCTCAAGGAGCGGCCCAACGACAAGGCCGTCGCCCTGGCCCTGGGCCAGGCGCTTACCTATCAGGAATCGACCCGCCGCGAGGGCATCGCCCAACTCGCCCGCCTGTCGCGTGACGGCGGCGCGGTGGCGGGACAGGCTCGCACCTCATGGCGACAGGCCCTATTGTGGCTGGGCGCGCGACCGAGCGACGAAGGCCTCTACGAGGACTATCTGCGCACCGGCGCCGACGCCCAGATCAGCGCCAAGATCGCCGAGGCCAAGGAAACCGCCGCCAAGGCTCAAGTCCAGCGGGCGGCCGCGCCGGTCGATCGGGGAGCGCCTTATCGGACCCAGGGCTTCGCGGCGCTCGAGCGCGGCGATCTGGCCACCGCCGAACAGAATTTCCAAGCGGCCTTGCGTGTCCGCTCCAACGACGGCGACGCGCTGGGCGGCGTGGGCCTGGTGCGCTTGCGCCGCGAAAACTTCGTCGACGCCAAGACCTATCTGCAGCGCGCTATCCGCGCCGCGCCGGCCAGCCGGGGTCGCTGGAGCGAAGCGCTAGGGACGGCCACCTTCTTCGCCGACCTGCGCGCGGCCCAGGCCGCCGCCGCGCGGGGCGACGTGGCCCAGGCCGAGCGGCTGGCGCGGCCGCTGGCGTCGGGTTCGTCGAAGGACCGGGCGCTGGCCCAGCAACTGCTGGCGGACATCTTCCTGCGTTCGGGCCGAAACGCCGAGGCCGAGCAGCTGTATCGCCAGGTGCTGGCCGCCAACCGCACCAATACCGACGCCCAGGCCGGGCTGATCGAGACTCTGCTACGGCTGAACCGTTTCGCCGAGGCCGAACAGCTGGCGCGCCAGACCGTCGATCGCACCGCCGGTCCGATCAACGACACCCGCGGTCGCATCGAACACGCCAAGGCCCAGCAATACCTGGCGGCCGGCGACTACTCGTCCGCTTACGCCAGCTTCGAGGCGGCCCTGGCCGCCGATCCGATCGACCCGTGGATCCGCTACGATTTCGCCCGCTTCCTGGTCAGCCAGGGCCAGGCGCCCGCCGCAGACGGCCTGATGGCCATGCTGGCGCAGAGCACCACGGTCGAGGGTCTGAACGCCGCCGCGCTCTACGCCCAGCAACAGGGCCGCTCGTCCGAAGCCTACGCCCTGCTGTCGCGCATCCATCCGCAGGCGCGCACCCCGGCCCTCAACAGCCTGGCTGAGCAGCTCTATCTCGACACCGCCATACAGCAGGCCAAGGACCTTCGGACCAGCGGCCGCAATGGCGAGGCCCTGACCCTGCTGCGCGAACTGCTGGCGCGGCCGAACATGACGGTGGGCGTCCAGGGTTCGATCGCCGACGCCCTGTTCGACCTTGGCGACAAGGCCCAGGCGCAGGCCCTGGCCCAGCGCATCCTGACCAGCGGCGCGGTCGGCGCCGACCCCGCTTCCTATGGCGGTTTCGTCTCGGTTCTGGCGCGGTCGGGCCGCGACGCCGAGGCCGCCGCCCTGATCCGCCAGATCGGCGCGACGCCGGCCGCCAACACCCCTTCGGGCCGCCAGGGCATGGCGGGCCTTGTGGCCACCCTGGGATCGGAGCGGGCGGATCGCCTGCGTCTGGCCGGCGACTACGCCCAGGCCTTCGATGTGCTATCGAACGCCTTCGCCACGGCCCCGAACGACACGCGCCTCTTGTCCACCCTGGCCCGGGTCTATCAGACCGGCGGGCTCTCGGCCCAAGCGGGTCAGGTCTATGACGTCCTGCTGCGCCAGAATCCGAACGATCCCGAGGCGCTGAACGGCGTGCTCGAGGCGGCGGTGGCGCGCGGCGACGTGCCCCGCGCCAAGGAGCTGCTGCGCGCGGCCATGCAACGCACGCCGGGCGATCCGAACCTTTATCTGATCGCCGCACGCATCGAGCAGTCCACTGGCGACAAGAGCGCGGCCATCAAGGCGCTGGAGACCGCCCGCGTCCTGCGCGAACGCCAGGGCGTGCCGATTGGTCCGTCGCTCTATACTGGCGTTCAGCCGGTTCCGGTCTCGCCCTACCAGACGCCGTCGGGCGCCTTGGGCGTGAACCCGTTCCGCAGCCAGTCCAGCGGCCCGGCGGTGTTCACGCCATACCAGCCTGTTCCGTCATCGCCGACCACCGCCCTGCAGCCGCCAATACCTGGCTACATGCTGCCCGCGAGCTTCGACCAGCCCTTAGCGCAGACCGCCTGGAATGAGGCGCCTGTCGCGACACAGGTCGCATGGAGCCCGGCGCCGTCAGCGCCGGAGCCGCAGTTCGCGGTCAACGCCGGCTTTGTCGACATGCCGCCGGCGCAGGACGCCTTCATGCTGGCCCAGGCCCAGACGCCCGCGGCGCTGAACCCCTACGGCCAAAGCCCCGTCTATCCGCCGAGCCAGGCCTATCCCACCCAGGCGACGCCGGCCTATCAGACGGCCCCGACCTACGCCGACCCGAACTATCCCTCGCCGGCGCCGCAGCCGGGCTATCAGGCCCAGACCTATCTGCCGCCGCTGCAGCAGCCCGCGCAGCAGACCCGCCCCGCGCCGCTGTATCCCACGCAGACTTACCAGGCGCCCCAGGCCGCCGCGCCCATGGCGACGGCGCCGTCCTACTATGCGCCGCAGCAACAGCAAACCTATCAAGCGCCGGTCTATCAGGCCCCGACCTACGCCCCTCAGGCGGCCGCACCGGTCTATGCGCCCAGCTATCCGGCTCAGACCTACGCCGCGCCGACCTATCCGGCGCCGGTCTATCCGACCCAGACATACGCCGCGCCCGTGACGCCGCCGACGGTCTATGCGCCGCCAGCCTATCCGACCTATCAGGCGCCGCAATACCAAGCGCCTCGGTATCAGGCCCCAGCTCAACCCGCGCCGACCTATCGGGCGCCGACGCAGCCGCAGACGCGCGCCGCCACCCCCGCAAAGCCGAAGGCGAAGGCCAAGGCCCCGGTGCGCCGCGCCGCGCCAACCTATCCGGCGCCCGTGCCGCCGCAGCCGACCTACGCCGCGCCCGCCTATCAGGCCCCGGTCTATCAGGCCCCGGCTCTGTCGGCGCCGTTCTATCCGACCACGCCGTCGCTGCTGGCTCCGGCGCCGGCCGCGCCCAACTACGCGCCGCCGGTCTACACCTCGCCCTATGTCTACCCGTCGCAGTCACAGCCTACCTATCCGGTACAGCCGCAGACCTATCAGAACACGCCGCCCGTCGGGGGTTATGGCGCCCTGCCGACGCCGGTGAACCCACTATTGCCGCGCACGCCCGCGCGGGACGGGGTTTTGCAGTCCATCGACCGCCAGATCGCCGACCTGTCGGAGACCATCGCCCCGCGCGTGGACTCCAATGTCGATTTCCGCGCCCGCAGCGGCGAAGCGGGCCTCAGCCAGTTGCACGAGCTGTCGGCCAAGGTCACCGGCTCGATCTCGCCGTTTGGTCGGGGCCGTCTGAGCGCGACGCTGAATCCGGTGTCGCTGGACGCGGGCACACCCACCGACGACAGCCTGCAACGCTTTGGCACAAATCCGCTGTCGGTGGCGCGCGACACCATTTCGGACGTCACGCCGCCGGTCCTGCGCCGGCCCAACCCGCACACCGCCGCCGGGGTCGCCGCCCAGGTGGCCTATGAGGTCGATGGCCTGAAGGTCGATATGGGCGTCACGCCCATCGGTTTCGCCAAGCCGCCAGAAATGACCGGCGGGCTTTCGGTCGAGCCCAATATCGGCGGCCTGCGCCCGCGCGTGTGGATCGAGCGCCGGGCGGTGACGGACAGCGTCACCTCCTACGCCTCGTCGCGTGACCCGCTGACCGGCCGCCGCTGGGGCCAGGTGATGCGCAACACCGCCGGGATCGGCGTGGCGTACGAGCGCGGCAAGCTGGGCTTCTACGCCGACGCCTCGGCCAGCAAGTATGACGGCCGGCTGGTCGAAGAGAATGAGAGCCTGCAATTCAACGTCGGCGGCTATATTCGTCCCTATGTCAGCACGCGCCAGGTGGTGCAGCTGGGCGCGAACCTGAACCTTCAGGCCTACGACAACAACCAGAACGTCTTCTCGTACGGGAACGGCGGCTATTTCAGCCCGCAGCAGTTCACCGCCGTCGCCTTCCCCATGAGCTGGAAGGTTCAGGGCGAGCGCTGGGGCGGCGAGCTTCGCGCCACGCCGGGCTACCAGACCTACAGCCAGTCCGCGCGGGATTACTTCCCCACTGATCCGACCCTTCAAGGCGCGCAGAACGCCATTTCGGCGCAGGACCCGGACGTGAAGCGCGGCTTCTCCGGCAGCAGCCGCAGCGGCTTTGGCGTCAACGGTCGCGCGGCCATCGACTACAAGTTCACGCCCACCACCACGTTCGGCGGGGCGCTGAGTTTCGACAATTTCGGCGAGTACAGTGAGACCACGGTCGGGCTTTACATCCGCCAGGCGATCGGAGGCCCTCGATGA
- the bcsA gene encoding UDP-forming cellulose synthase catalytic subunit, with protein sequence MRVLKLFLGALALVACLLAITVPLDLRAQGLFALATIAAAFVLGRNKSRQVTIALCILSLIVSTRYIYWRVTETLHFATITETLLGTGLFLAELYAWLILVLGYVQTTWPLHRPVEPMHGEPNTWPTVDVYVPTYNESLQIVQDTVLAALNMDYPRDRFRVYLLDDGRRPEFRAFAEAAGAIYMTRPDNKHAKAGNMNHALTKTDGELIVVFDADHIPTRAFLQMTVGWFQKDKKLCLLQTPHHFYSPDPVQRNLLTVKEVPDEGALFYGSVQPGNDFWNAAFFCGSCAVIRREALMITNGFAGETVTEDAHTALKLQRMGWSTAYLDIRLASGLATERLALHVGQRARWARGMTQIFRIDNPLLGPGLTLGQRLCYLNAMMHFQFPLPRIVFLTSPLAYLLFGANIIYASAATIAVYAAPHLIHSIMTNNRIQGEDRRAFWGEVYETLLAFHLLAPTVLTIFDPKKGKFNVTEKGGLLEQGYFDYRLMWPHITVVFLLVAGVSSGFARLFWPERFDVQLGTLLLNTTWSMFSLLILLTALAVGRETRQVRNFVRVDAILPVVLRFADGLAVESETTDVSMGGLSVRWPSGLDIAGRELTGVDLLCGARMVSFPAAIISGDEAIRVQFQAMPLGKRRALVTAVMGRADAWQPHGSTPSANPFASFADLCRASASLLFWWRLKDLEARVRGRVLVERPLRTGAIAVGAILAAATLAPSAKAQTTSVPVPTAEAVATPSTSNGLRQVVYALKDMGVEQPLRLRGTDGQAGIPFDLRTDEVAVAATLTLNFAYSPVMLPDLSQLTVAINDEVIGSVVLPRETANNMTVQMQVNPALFLPKNRLNLRFAGHYTRGCEDPLHSSLWANISNVRSTLAVTFQRLPAQPDLARLPSPFYEPGVGGLVLPFVFAGNPGNGAIQAASGAASYFGLAAGYRGFRFPVVIGGLPSGEGVVFATSGQQIPGIALPAINGPTLAVVPNPNDQTSSLLLVMGRNDAELRQAGQILAVGSVGLKGPYAQVGSPRLRERVPYDAPRWVRMDRPVRFGELVDQQKLQAVGLTPAPLQVDYRVSPDLFLWPTGGAPVRLRYRFPEGTWIDLRNSRLDVSLNGQYLRSLHTDGRSGGDRFLDRVPGFFTLKEQTLALPPYLLSGPSQMGFFFDLKSNKLGACKGELPTNVRSGIDPDSTLDLTRGHHFTSLPNLAFFVSSGFPFTRMADLSETALLISAQPTAQELEAVLSLVGRFADSTGAPATKLTITRSGDRSALEGKDVLVVGPVGMATTHPELFAEAPFVAEGSRLRLRVSSAISRVFSVFNANLEGGERKKADEVLVNQSGFSGVVSFRSPYGHEKVVVALLSDQRDSLPSLVAKLSDPAQNFKVQGDLTANTELGLSSFRIGPIFWTGDLPYLLRILWWLTRNPWMLALALVGAAILMSGPIFLAYKLMEHRRNVRGSKAETT encoded by the coding sequence ATGCGGGTGTTGAAACTGTTTCTCGGCGCACTGGCTTTGGTGGCCTGCCTGCTGGCCATTACGGTCCCGCTCGATCTGCGTGCGCAGGGGTTGTTCGCCCTGGCCACCATCGCCGCGGCGTTCGTGCTGGGCCGCAACAAGTCGCGCCAGGTCACCATCGCCCTGTGCATCCTGTCGCTGATCGTCTCGACTAGGTACATCTACTGGCGGGTCACCGAGACCCTGCACTTCGCCACGATCACCGAGACCCTGCTCGGCACCGGCCTGTTCCTGGCTGAACTCTACGCCTGGCTGATCCTGGTCCTGGGCTATGTTCAGACAACCTGGCCGCTGCACCGACCGGTGGAGCCGATGCACGGCGAGCCGAACACCTGGCCGACGGTGGACGTCTATGTCCCCACCTATAACGAAAGCCTGCAGATCGTTCAGGACACGGTCCTGGCCGCCCTGAACATGGATTATCCGCGCGACCGCTTCCGCGTCTACCTGCTGGACGACGGTCGTCGCCCCGAGTTCCGCGCCTTCGCCGAGGCGGCGGGCGCCATCTACATGACCCGGCCGGACAACAAGCACGCCAAGGCCGGCAACATGAACCACGCGCTGACCAAGACGGACGGCGAGTTGATCGTGGTGTTCGACGCCGACCACATCCCCACACGCGCCTTCCTGCAGATGACGGTCGGTTGGTTCCAGAAGGACAAGAAGCTCTGCCTGCTGCAGACGCCTCACCACTTCTATTCGCCCGATCCGGTGCAGCGGAACCTGCTGACCGTGAAAGAGGTGCCCGACGAGGGCGCCCTGTTCTATGGCTCGGTCCAGCCAGGCAACGATTTTTGGAACGCGGCCTTCTTCTGCGGCTCCTGCGCGGTGATCCGCCGCGAGGCGCTGATGATCACCAATGGCTTCGCCGGCGAGACCGTCACCGAGGACGCCCACACCGCGCTGAAGCTGCAGCGTATGGGTTGGTCCACGGCCTATCTCGACATCCGCCTGGCGTCGGGCCTCGCCACCGAGCGTCTGGCCCTGCACGTGGGCCAGCGGGCCCGCTGGGCGCGCGGCATGACGCAGATTTTCCGCATTGATAATCCGCTGCTGGGGCCTGGTCTGACCTTGGGTCAGCGACTCTGCTACCTCAATGCGATGATGCACTTCCAGTTTCCGCTGCCGCGCATCGTGTTCTTGACCTCGCCGCTGGCTTACCTGCTGTTCGGCGCGAACATCATCTACGCCTCGGCCGCGACGATCGCCGTCTATGCGGCGCCCCACCTGATCCATTCGATCATGACCAACAACCGGATTCAGGGCGAAGACCGCCGGGCGTTCTGGGGCGAGGTCTACGAGACCCTGTTGGCCTTCCATTTGCTTGCCCCGACGGTGCTGACGATTTTTGACCCGAAGAAGGGCAAGTTCAACGTGACTGAAAAGGGCGGCCTGCTCGAACAGGGCTACTTCGACTACCGCCTGATGTGGCCCCATATCACGGTCGTCTTCCTGCTCGTGGCCGGCGTTTCCAGCGGTTTTGCGCGCCTGTTCTGGCCTGAGCGCTTCGATGTGCAACTCGGCACGCTGCTGCTCAACACCACCTGGTCGATGTTCAGCCTGCTGATCCTGCTGACCGCCCTGGCCGTGGGTCGTGAGACCCGCCAGGTGCGCAATTTCGTCCGGGTGGACGCGATTCTGCCGGTCGTTCTGCGGTTCGCCGACGGCCTGGCGGTGGAAAGCGAGACCACCGACGTGTCCATGGGCGGCCTGTCGGTCCGCTGGCCTTCGGGTCTGGACATCGCCGGGCGCGAGCTGACCGGCGTCGATCTGCTGTGCGGCGCGCGCATGGTCTCCTTCCCAGCGGCCATCATTTCCGGCGACGAGGCTATCCGCGTGCAGTTCCAAGCCATGCCCCTGGGCAAGCGTCGCGCCCTGGTCACCGCCGTGATGGGCCGCGCCGACGCCTGGCAGCCGCACGGCAGCACGCCGTCGGCCAACCCCTTCGCCTCATTCGCGGACCTGTGCCGCGCCAGCGCCAGCCTGCTGTTCTGGTGGCGCTTGAAGGACCTGGAAGCGCGCGTGCGCGGCCGCGTGCTTGTGGAGCGCCCCCTGCGCACTGGCGCCATCGCCGTCGGCGCGATCCTGGCCGCCGCCACCCTCGCCCCCTCGGCCAAGGCGCAGACGACCAGCGTCCCGGTCCCGACCGCCGAAGCCGTCGCGACGCCTTCGACGAGCAACGGCCTTCGCCAGGTGGTCTATGCGCTCAAGGACATGGGCGTCGAGCAGCCCCTGCGCCTGCGCGGCACGGACGGCCAGGCGGGCATCCCGTTCGACCTGCGCACCGACGAGGTGGCGGTCGCCGCCACCCTGACCCTCAACTTCGCCTATTCGCCGGTGATGCTGCCCGATCTGTCGCAGCTGACCGTGGCCATCAATGACGAGGTGATCGGCTCGGTCGTCCTGCCGCGCGAGACGGCCAACAACATGACCGTCCAGATGCAGGTCAATCCGGCTCTGTTCCTGCCGAAGAACCGCCTGAACCTGCGCTTCGCCGGTCACTACACCCGCGGCTGCGAGGACCCGCTGCATTCATCGCTGTGGGCCAACATCAGCAATGTGCGATCAACCCTGGCGGTGACCTTCCAGCGCCTGCCGGCCCAGCCGGACCTGGCTCGCCTGCCCTCGCCGTTCTACGAGCCGGGCGTGGGCGGACTGGTGCTTCCCTTCGTGTTCGCCGGCAACCCCGGAAACGGCGCCATCCAGGCGGCCAGCGGCGCGGCGTCGTACTTTGGTCTGGCGGCCGGCTATCGCGGTTTCCGCTTCCCGGTGGTGATCGGCGGCCTGCCGTCGGGCGAAGGCGTGGTGTTCGCCACCTCGGGCCAGCAGATCCCCGGCATCGCCCTGCCCGCCATCAACGGCCCGACCCTGGCCGTGGTCCCCAATCCCAACGATCAGACCAGCTCGCTGCTGCTGGTCATGGGCCGCAACGACGCCGAGCTGCGTCAGGCCGGCCAGATTCTGGCCGTCGGTTCGGTGGGCCTGAAGGGACCCTACGCCCAGGTCGGGTCGCCCCGCCTGCGCGAGCGCGTCCCCTATGACGCCCCCCGCTGGGTGCGCATGGACCGCCCGGTTCGCTTCGGAGAATTGGTTGACCAGCAGAAGCTACAGGCGGTGGGCCTGACGCCTGCACCGCTACAGGTCGACTACCGCGTCTCGCCCGACCTGTTCCTGTGGCCGACCGGCGGCGCGCCCGTGCGCCTGCGCTACCGGTTCCCGGAGGGCACGTGGATCGACCTGCGCAACTCGCGTCTCGACGTGTCGCTGAACGGCCAGTACCTGCGCTCGCTGCATACCGACGGCCGCTCCGGCGGCGACCGTTTCCTGGACCGCGTCCCGGGCTTCTTCACCCTGAAGGAGCAGACCCTGGCCCTGCCGCCCTACCTGCTGTCGGGCCCAAGCCAGATGGGCTTCTTCTTCGACCTGAAGTCCAACAAGCTGGGCGCCTGCAAGGGCGAGCTGCCGACCAATGTGCGCAGTGGCATCGATCCGGACAGCACCCTCGACCTGACCCGCGGCCATCACTTCACCAGCCTGCCGAACCTGGCGTTCTTCGTCAGCTCGGGCTTCCCGTTCACGCGCATGGCCGACCTGTCGGAGACGGCGCTGCTGATCAGCGCCCAGCCGACCGCCCAGGAGCTGGAAGCGGTGCTGTCCCTGGTCGGCCGCTTCGCCGATTCCACGGGCGCGCCCGCCACCAAGCTGACCATCACCCGCAGCGGCGACCGCAGCGCGCTGGAAGGCAAGGATGTGCTGGTGGTCGGCCCCGTGGGCATGGCCACGACCCATCCCGAACTCTTCGCCGAGGCGCCCTTCGTCGCCGAAGGCTCGCGCCTGCGCCTGCGGGTCAGCTCAGCGATCTCGCGCGTGTTCTCGGTGTTCAACGCCAACCTGGAAGGCGGCGAGCGCAAGAAGGCCGACGAAGTGCTGGTCAACCAGAGCGGCTTTTCGGGGGTGGTCAGCTTCAGGTCGCCGTACGGCCACGAGAAGGTCGTGGTGGCCCTGCTGTCGGACCAGCGCGACAGCCTGCCGTCCCTGGTCGCCAAACTTTCCGACCCGGCCCAGAACTTCAAGGTGCAGGGCGACTTGACCGCCAACACCGAGCTGGGCCTGTCGTCCTTCCGCATCGGTCCGATCTTCTGGACCGGCGACCTGCCCTATCTGCTGCGCATCCTGTGGTGGCTGACCCGTAATCCGTGGATGCTGGCCCTGGCGCTGGTGGGCGCGGCGATCCTCATGTCGGGCCCGATCTTCCTGGCCTACAAGCTGATGGAGCATCGCCGGAACGTCCGTGGCTCCAAGGCGGAGACGACATGA